Within Malaclemys terrapin pileata isolate rMalTer1 unplaced genomic scaffold, rMalTer1.hap1 scaffold_58, whole genome shotgun sequence, the genomic segment TGACTTGGGGGGACCCCAATAAAGAACAgtgtctcccccatcccagtgATTATGCCCCCAGACTTCAAACACCCTGAACCCCAGAAATGCAGCATTGGACCCTCAaacttctcccctccctgccccccaccatcccccTGAACCAGGAATCCCCCCATAGGGGGGCAGAGGTGGCGTCCCAGAAGGGCGGCATCACTCacttgggggtgtgtgggaaaaGAGGGGTCTCattgtgggggggggctgtgtcttaaagggccagtgtcaCAGATTTGGGGGGCTCATGCTGGGGTCACACCTTGGCAAGGGGGTTATTTCATTGCTATGTACAGCTGGGGGCTCTGTGATATATTGGGGTTTGCGCTCCCCCTCCAATCTGGAGCAAAATGTTTATGGGGGAGGggctaaaaggggaaggggctgttGGGAAGAAAGGGGGCGGAGTCTGTGCTGAAGAAGGCGGAACCAATTGGGGAGAAGCCAATTGGGGCTTTGGGGGAGCAATCAAGGCATGAagctattggggggggggtgagggggcggaGCCTGATATGAAGGGGCGTGGTCTGATGGGGAAGCTCAGGAATATATTTAGggcaagccagggggtgtggcctgAGCCAATGGGGCGTGGCCTAATCATGTGGGAGTGGAGTCAGACCCAGGGTTGGGGGCAGAATACGGTGCCTGCAAAGCATTGTGGGTAGTATTCCATTGGAGGGTGTGAGGCCAGAGGGCGGAGCTTGTTCCTAGGGGCCAGAGCCAGAGGTGCTGACGGGAAAATGACAGTTGCAAAGGACTATGGGAATTGCtcagttggggaggaggggggctgtggggctgctgAGGGGTGGAGCCAAAGATGccagtggggagggatggggggcaatAGTTACAAAGGATCATGGGAAAGGTCCTGCTGGGCAAGGGAGGTGTTGTCATGGATACAGGGGTGACTGAGGGACAGGGGCGGAGCCAGGAGAGGGTGGGGCTGCAAAGGCTCCTGGGTATCCAGCAGGGTGGTGGCTGCAGGGGATTGTGGGTGTCGCTGGCTAGAGCAGGGCTTGCAAAGCCTCATGGGTATCCTGAGGGACAATACCTGCAGGGACTGTGGGTCTGGTGGGCGAGGTCTGCAAGGGATTGTGGGTAATGTTGGCAATGGCTGCAGGGGATTGTGGGTAATGGCATCTGCAGGGGATTATCAGACTGGTTGAGGGGTGGGGCCAGCAGTGGACATGGCCTGGTCGCTAGGTGGGGCCCGGCTGGCAGGCAGGACAGGTGGTGGGCGGGACAGTCGGTGGGCAGGGCCGAGGCTAGGGGTCCCAGGCCTTGTCGTGGTGCTGGGCGGGGCCCGGTTGGCAGGCAGGGCAGGCGGTGGGTGGGGTCTGGTCGCTGGGCGGGGCCCGGTTGGCAGGCAGGGCAGGCAGTGGGCGGGGCCTGGTCGCTGGGCGGGGCCCGGTTGGCAGGCAGGGCAATCGGTGGGTGGGGCCGCCAGGGGGCGGGCCCATGGCTAGGGGTCCCAGTCGTTGTCGTGGTGCTGCGCGGCGATGATGATGACAACGGTGAGGATGGTGCACAGGACCATGGCGGCGATGCCCACGGCCAGGCTGATGAAGGAGAAGTTCCGGGCCTCGCGTGACGCGATCTCGGCTGACACGATGTCCCCCCGCGCCACGGCCGTCCGTACCTGGGGGGGACACGGCGTTGGGGGGGACGTGTTGTGCTCCCCGTCGCCTCCCCCATCGACCCCTGCCCCCCGTCACTCCCACGCCCcccatcttccctgcccccccacatattccagctcccctctgctgccccctcgcCACCGACCTCCCACATGCCCCCGTCCGCATCGCTCCCCATTCCCagtcccccactgctccccgccccgctcccgcTGACCTGCACAGCTTTGATGATGGCGATGATGCCCGTGGGCCAGAAGCAGCAGATGGTGGTGAGCACTGCGATGGGCAGGTAGTCGTGGGGCGGCCGGCGCGGCTCCAGGATGGCGATTCCTGGTGGCATCTGTGGCGGGGGGACCCCAGGGGGAGGGTTGCCAGGGGGGTACGGCTGCGGGGGGGTGGTGAAGAGAGCGAGAGTTAAACAGGAATCCACAGCCAGGTGGGAAGCCACGCCCACTTGAgtgaagccccgcccccaccagcagcagcaggggaagccccatcccagggaggccccgcccccaggcagCAGAGGGAAGCCCCACTCCAGGGAAGCCCCGCCTCCCACCAGCAGGGGAAGCCCCACTCCAgggaagccccgcccccaccagcaggagaagccccactccagagaagccccgcccccaccagcaGAGGGAAGCCCCACTCCAgggaagccccgccccccagcagcaggggaagccccgccccccgggactACCCCACTCACCGTGCCTACAGGGTACACGGGGACGTAGGctgtgcagggctgcagctgcaCAGGGTAGCCGGGGTGCATGTACCCCCCGATGGGCAGGGTCCCCATGGGCGGGTGCGTCTGGACCATGTACCCCTGGGGGGGGGCGTTGAACTGGGTCTCCTGCATATAGGGGTCGGGGGGCAGGCGCGGCAGGGTGgctgagtggtggtgggggggccgGGGCAGGGTGGCCGAGGTGGGGGGCGGCCGGGGCAGGGTGGCCGCCCCCCCGAGGCGGGGCAGGGTGGCGGTGCCAGAGTGGGGGGGCAGGTGCGGGGGGTCACTGTAGCCGGGGATGAGGGGGGCATTGTTGGGGGcgtcgggtgggggagggggcggctgcAGTGGGGCGTtgtagggagggggggaggtgtgggggccaGAGTCCGGTAAGCCTGGGAAAGAAAGGGGGTAAGGTTAGAGACCCCCTTATATACACAGCGCCCCCTATATACGTACATAGACAGTGCCCCCTATATGCACGGCCCCCCTATGCACAgcccccctatacacacacagacagcgccccctatgcacagcccccctatacacacacagacagcgccccctatgcacagcaccccctatacacacacagacagcgccccctatgcacagcaccccctatacacacacagacagcgccccctctgcacagcccccctatacacacacagacagcgccccctgtgcacagcaccccctatacacacacagacagcgccccctctgcacagcaccccctatacacacacagacagcgccccctgtgcacagcccccctatacacacacagacagcgccccctctgcacagcccccctatacacacacagacagcgccccctgtgcacagcaccccctatacacacacagacagcgccccctctgcacagcaccccctatacacacacagacagcgccccctgtgcacagccccctctatacacacacagacagcgccccctgtgcacagcaccccctatacacacacagacagcgccccctatgcacagcccccccctatacacacacagacagcgccccctgtgcacagcaccccctatacacacacagacagcgccccctctgcacagcccccctatacacacacagacagcgccccctatgcacagcaccccctatacacacacagacagcgccccctgtgcacagccccccctatacacacacagacagcgccccctctgcacagcccccctatacacacacagacagcgccccctatgcacagcccccctatacacacacagacagcgccccctgtgcacagcccccctatacacacacagacagcgccccctatgcacagcccccctatacacacacagcgccccctgtgcacagcccccctatacacacacagacagcgccccctctgcacagcccccctatacacacacagacagcgccccctatgcacagcaccccctatacacacacagacagcgccccctgtgcacagccccccctatacacacacagacagcgccccctatgcacagcccccctatacacacacagacagcgccccctatgcacagcccccctatacacacacagacagcgccccctatgcacagcccccctatacacacacagacagcgccccctatgcacagcccccctatacacacacagacagcgccccctctgcacagcacccccctatacacacacagacagcgccccctatgcacagccccccctatacacacacagacagcgccccctctgcacagccccccctatacacacacagacagcgccccctgtgcacagccccccctctatacacacacagacagcgccccctatgcacagcccccccctatacacacacagacaccgccccctatgcacagccccccctatacacacacagacaccgcCCCCTATGCACAGCacccccctatacacacacagacagcgccccctatgcacagccccccctatacacacacagacagcgccccctatgcacagccccccctatacacacacagacagcgccccctatgcacagccccccctatacacacacagacaccgcCCCCTATGCACAGCacccccctatacacacacagacagcgccccctatgcacagccccccctatacacacacagacagcgccccctgtgcacagccccccctctatacacacacagacagcgccccctatgcacagcccccccctatacacacacagacaccgccccctatgcacagcccccccctatacacacacagacagcgccccctatgcacagcaccccctatacacacacagacagcgccccctgtgcacagccccccctatacacacacagacagcgccccctctgcacagcccccctatacacacacagacagcgccccctatgcacagcaccccctatacacacacagacaccgccccctatgcacagcccccctatacacacacagacagcgccccctgtgcacagcccccctctatacacacacagacagcgccccctgtgcacagcccccctatacacacacagacagcgccccctgtgcacagcacccccctatacacacacagacagcgccccctatgcacagccccccctatacacacacagacagcgccccctgtgcacagcaccctctatacacacacagacagcgccccctgtgcacagccccctatacacacacagacagcgccccctctgcacagcccccctatacacacacagacagcgccccctgtgcacagccccctatacacacacagacagcgccccctctgcacagcccccctatacacacacaaacagcgccccctgtgcacagccccctctatacacacacagacagcgccccctatgcacagccccctctatacacacacagacagcgccccctgtgcacagcccccccctatacacacacagacagcgccccctatgcacagccccccctatacacacacagacagcgccccctgtgcacagcccccctatacacacacagacagcgccccctgtgcacagcccccccctatacacacacagacagcgccccctatgcacagccccccctatacacacacagacagcgccccctgtgcacagccccccctatacacacacagacagcgccccctgtgcacagccccctatacacacacagacagcgccccctgtgcacagcccccctatacacacacagacagcgccccctatgcacagccccccctatacacacacagacagcgccccctatgcacagcccccccctatacacacacagacagcgccccctgtgcacagccccccctatacacacacagacagcgccccctatgcacagccccctatacacacacagacagcgccccctgtgcacagcccccctatacacacacagacagcgccccctgtgcacagcaccccctatacacacacagacagcgccccctatgcacagccccccacctatacacacacagacagcgccccctatgcacagcccccctctatacacacagacagcgccccctatgcacagccccccctatacacacacagacagcgccccctatgcacagcccccctatacacacacagacagcgccccctgtgcacagccccccctatacacacacagacagcgccccctatGCACAGCacccccctatacacacacagagtgccCCCTCGTCCTGGGGAGCTCCGGGGGCACCCACCCTAGAATGGGGGGCGCCGGTTCCCGGGGGTTCTCTCTCGTGAGCACCGATCCGGCGCCGCTCTCGTTTTTTAGGtcaccttcctcattcactcGGTCTATTTATAGAGGGAGACAGAGGAGACACAgagcccggggggcgggggagcaaaCAGCGAGAGATGGCGAGTtccaggatgtgtgtgtgggggagatggatggatggatgacacccacccccacacatacacacacacaaagctctgctggtgcccctcaatcctaccccacagccctgggctcccccacggcccctccccccagcctggctcaggGGTGTCATGGGTGGGGGTACAAATCGCTGGGCCGGGACTATGGCGGACGGCTGGACTGGGCCGACGCGGAGGGGGAGCGGAGTTAGGGGTTACATCTACACGACAAAAATCAGCAAGGCTCAGAGTCTGGGTCTGGCTTGTGCTACAACGCTGCAAACGGCCGTGTAGGTGTTTGGGGCTGGGAGacccccctgccaagcccccAAGGTTTCCAAGCCgcagcccgaatgtctacacagcgCTTTGAATGCTTGTGGGGCAGCGTTTCACAACGCTGAAAGCCAGGAAGAGCCAAATCAGCGGGCAGGAAGAATTTCATCAGAAAAACGTTAATGTTCATTAGGAATTGTTTGCTAGAGGCCCAAACCCACAATTGGGAAAGGAGGccgaactggttaaaaaatacaaCCTGGCTTAGAGGGGAAGTATAGGCagctatataaaataaaacataacaaATTGAAACGAGGGGAAGCTGATTGTAATGAATATGAATCAGaaactaggaattgtagaaaattgataagggaagcaaaaggacacacaGCAAACTCTTtggcagcagagttaaggacaataaggagtatTTGAAATATATTAGCAATacaaagaatcctgacaatgctatttgtccattactagatggaaatggtcgAATTATCGATAATAGTGCAGATGAGGCAGACgggttcaataaatatttctgttctctatTTGGCAAATAAAAGCCAGATGATGTAGTAGTCTCAGATGATCATGGTGAAGAATCACTTTCTATTCCACTAGTATTCAGGacgatgttaaacagcagctactaaagtcagacatttttaaatcagtaggtctagagctggctgaggagatcgCTGGATCGTTAATGTTGATATCCAACATGTCTTGGGCCAAtcgggaagttccagaagattcGAAGaatgctaatgttgtgccaatatttaaaaagggtcaaTGGGGTGACCTGAGTAATTAAAGACCCGTCACCTGACACTGATCCCAGGCAAGAGAATGAAACGTAGGCTATGGGGACTCCATTAATAAAGCATTAAACTAGCGTAATATATGTAATGCCAATGCGCAGGGGTTTATGGGAAATAGATCttctcaaactaacttgatatctttttgtgATGAGGTTATAAAtctggttgataaaagtaatagctCGTCTTGGAAGGATCCTATTTCTACTGGTAAATGGTGATTTCACCACACGCACAAACCGATTCAAAGAGATTTCTACTGATCATAAACAAAATGTGCAGACAGCTAAAGAAAGGAAAAAGCGCAGCTTGAGAACTGAATGGAGTTTGCTTTAAGAACACTGACATTGGCTATTCGGGCATGCTGTTGGCGATTTCGGTTTGAATGgttataaatcatagaatcagagaccGTGGCCtgccctcagaggttaaggagaacaatttacctccctcctccttgtaacaaagctTGAACTTTTTGAATCGTAACGTTAAATAATTCCTGTCTGACCGCCCTGATCATTACCAGCAACTACGAACATGTACATCGATAAACATTACACAATGCGTCACACCCATCATTTTGCGCAACTGTCAATATTTcaattgatgaaaatattttaaaaattaaaaaccaacGTGGATATTATCAAAAAGCAAAACTCGCCTTCTGCCCAGCCTACTGCTAGTG encodes:
- the PRRT1 gene encoding proline-rich transmembrane protein 1, whose product is MSSEKTGLPDSGPHTSPPPYNAPLQPPPPPPDAPNNAPLIPGYSDPPHLPPHSGTATLPRLGGAATLPRPPPTSATLPRPPHHHSATLPRLPPDPYMQETQFNAPPQGYMVQTHPPMGTLPIGGYMHPGYPVQLQPCTAYVPVYPVGTPYPPGNPPPGVPPPQMPPGIAILEPRRPPHDYLPIAVLTTICCFWPTGIIAIIKAVQVRTAVARGDIVSAEIASREARNFSFISLAVGIAAMVLCTILTVVIIIAAQHHDNDWDP